The proteins below are encoded in one region of Flammeovirga kamogawensis:
- a CDS encoding carbohydrate binding domain-containing protein: protein MKRFNHILLFSLVAMLFGCQTEWEAPGAEPSHHVVYSSEGDFDNRVEIGGNISFGDVSRGVTSRTWTLPEGATIEGTENVTTSDKDVIHVVFNTVGQYDVKLSQTFSTNAFVDSTQVGTQLDTTYTVTVLDPVQLALSAKYVNTDGTLGADLDLNAENELMAGNSVRFFYTSKGEPAQLTYTFEGGTPDEIVYDQTQITDGSADETDVLYKRLGTYSVDVIADRSRPYGADTLSFTNLIKVIPSDQPVRLTDIYEKNGYIALDYSREMDPSSINAANFAVKMANNGTEWTPEIASVMIDPEEGNVVLISLENETLYNDDYIYVSYTPGSLQTTDFVKATAFIDNLLVFKPATNLLVESAFDNSFETSTAANWPYLWWGAPWDGYTLDVVDEDAKSGAKSAKISMNPGEGAILGHRDGNGENLTFTVEAGKNYEIGVWVKVISGTSTIDDAAGEVPNIIFFFEPGTDWGAGRFDFTTQTPVGEWVYARLTFQSFPDSGDYYMMFRGNNPANTSNLEFYMDDFTISEVNLRP, encoded by the coding sequence ATGAAAAGATTTAATCATATATTATTATTTTCTCTGGTAGCAATGCTTTTTGGCTGTCAGACGGAATGGGAAGCTCCAGGAGCAGAACCAAGTCACCACGTTGTATATTCATCTGAAGGAGATTTTGACAACAGAGTAGAAATTGGTGGTAACATCTCTTTTGGTGATGTATCTAGAGGTGTAACTTCTAGAACATGGACCTTACCAGAAGGGGCAACAATTGAAGGAACAGAAAATGTAACTACATCAGATAAAGATGTTATTCATGTAGTATTTAATACTGTAGGGCAATATGATGTAAAGTTAAGTCAAACTTTCTCTACAAATGCATTTGTAGATTCTACTCAAGTAGGAACTCAATTAGATACAACTTATACAGTTACTGTTTTAGATCCTGTACAACTTGCATTATCTGCAAAATATGTAAATACAGATGGAACGTTAGGTGCTGATCTTGACCTTAATGCTGAAAATGAATTGATGGCAGGTAATTCTGTGAGATTTTTCTATACTTCTAAAGGTGAACCAGCTCAGTTAACGTACACTTTTGAGGGAGGAACTCCCGATGAAATAGTGTATGATCAAACACAAATTACGGATGGTTCTGCAGATGAAACAGATGTTTTATATAAGCGTTTAGGAACATATTCTGTTGATGTAATTGCTGATAGATCAAGACCTTATGGTGCTGATACATTGTCTTTCACAAATCTTATTAAGGTTATTCCTTCGGATCAGCCAGTAAGATTAACTGATATCTATGAAAAGAACGGTTACATTGCTCTTGATTATTCTAGAGAGATGGATCCTTCATCAATTAATGCGGCCAACTTTGCTGTAAAAATGGCAAATAACGGTACAGAATGGACACCTGAAATTGCTAGTGTAATGATAGATCCGGAAGAAGGAAACGTTGTTCTTATTTCTTTAGAAAATGAGACATTGTATAATGATGATTACATCTATGTATCTTATACACCGGGAAGTTTACAAACAACAGATTTTGTGAAAGCAACAGCGTTTATTGATAACTTATTAGTCTTTAAACCAGCAACTAACCTATTAGTAGAGTCTGCTTTTGATAATAGTTTCGAAACATCTACAGCTGCTAACTGGCCATATTTATGGTGGGGTGCTCCTTGGGATGGATATACTTTAGATGTAGTTGATGAGGATGCCAAATCTGGTGCTAAAAGTGCTAAAATTTCTATGAACCCAGGTGAGGGAGCAATTTTAGGACACAGAGATGGAAATGGTGAAAACCTAACATTTACTGTAGAAGCAGGTAAAAATTATGAAATTGGAGTATGGGTAAAAGTTATTAGTGGTACTAGTACTATTGATGATGCTGCCGGTGAAGTTCCAAACATAATCTTCTTCTTTGAACCAGGTACAGATTGGGGAGCAGGTAGATTCGACTTTACAACACAAACACCTGTAGGTGAGTGGGTATATGCTCGTTTAACATTCCAAAGTTTCCCAGACTCAGGAGACTATTACATGATGTTTAGAGGTAATAACCCTGCAAACACATCTAATTTGGAATTCTACATGGATGACTTCACAATTTCTGAAGTGAATTTAAGACCATAA